Proteins co-encoded in one Neodiprion lecontei isolate iyNeoLeco1 chromosome 3, iyNeoLeco1.1, whole genome shotgun sequence genomic window:
- the LOC107219902 gene encoding protein NipSnap: MAAVLGKFRALQSVFGKANLPALTSTRFVARSSERQDTSEGWLSKLTVRKIEPTKESHSRMLSDKEIIYGLSTHNIRPNSMDKYLVNYQEYVNLIHSKKSDLQCDLIGSWVVEVGDMDQALHLWRYTGGYERVDRTLSTLSQNEAYHKLIQEQGSYLRSRHLQYLLAFSFWPQLVMREGPNIYEIRSYSLKPGTMIEWGNNWARAINYRRNNDEAFAGFFSQIGRLYNVHHIWAYKDFQTRKETRESAWRSPGWDNCVAYTVPLIREMHSRILRPVSFSPTK, translated from the exons ATGGCCGCTGTTCTAGGAAAGTTCAGAGCTTTACAGTCGGTGTTTGGCAAAGCAAATTTGCCAGCCCTTACCTCGACAAG ATTCGTGGCAAGGTCGTCTGAACGTCAGGATACCAGCGAGGGATGGCTAAGCAAACTTACGGTCAGAAAAATCGAGCCGACCAAAGAATCCCACTCGCGGATGCTATCGGATAAAGAAATAATATATGGGCTAAGCACGCATAATATACGTCCAAATTCTATGGACAAATACCTGGTCAATTA cCAAGAATATGTTAATCTTATTCATTCCAAGAAATCAGATCTACAATGCGATCTGATTGGTTCTTGGGTCGTCGAAGTCGGGGATATGGACCAGGCTTTGCATCTTTGGAGATATACAGGAGGCTACGAACGAGTTGATAGAACTCTGTCAACATTATCACAGAATGAG gCTTATCACAAGCTCATACAGGAGCAGGGCAGTTATCTGAGGTCCCGACATCTGCAGTACCTGTTGGCGTTCAGTTTTTGGCCGCAGTTGGTGATGAGGGAAGGTCCCAACATATACGAAATCCGTAGCTATAGTTTAAAACCTGGTACCATGATAGAATGGGGTAACAATTGGGCACGGGCAATTAACTACAGACGTAACAATGATGAAGCATTTGCTGGATTCTTCTCACAAATCGGACGGTTATACAATGTCCACCATATTTGGG CTTACAAAGACTTTcaaacgagaaaagaaaccCGTGAAAGTGCTTGGCGGTCTCCGGGATGGGATAACTGTGTTGCATACACAGTGCCCCTCATCAGAGAAATGCATTCTCGTATTCTGAGACCTGTATCATTTTCGCCTACAAAGTAA
- the LOC107219896 gene encoding serine/threonine-protein kinase Tao isoform X1, with amino-acid sequence MPAFPRPGSLKDPEIAVLFEKNDPEKIFEDLREIGHGSFGAVYYARCLVTREIVAIKKMSYLGKQTVEKWQDILKEIRFLRQLNHPNTIEYKGCYLRDHTAWLVMEYCLGSASDIIEVHKRPLKEDEISAICEGVLRGLHYLHSLGRIHRDVKAGNILLTENGTVKLADFGSASIKCPANSFVGTPYWMAPEVILAMDEGQYDGKVDVWSLGITCIELAERKPPYFNMNAMSALYHIAQNDTPTLNSPDWTDLFRNFVEVCLTKNPIERRTSGKLLSHQFVTRTRSPHVLIDLIQRTKAAVRELDNLNYRKMKKILMIDACETESTVGDADDTPDEQTGGDSSKSNSITSEHSIHSMGVSASSQSSSTNSLPLPIADSNEYSTGSVRNRHKISAGVTANLIEHGANNFATIRTTSIVTKQQKEHMQEEMHEQMSGYKRMRREHQGALFTMFICHCFQVKLEERCKMEVESHKQLLDKEYETLLQQFSKELEKLQLRHLQELERKLKQNQNAEKKLQKEISSRQEADRKALEAQQKRDYKAYKERWKRELSQDEVTPKRQRDATLQSHKDSLRQMEAQDEQRLARGQREYLDLEIRKFRRKKLLIFHSLEQELLREELNKRQQQLEQAHAMLLRHHEKTQELEYRQQRAVHALREEQVQRQHTTELSNQQDYMQRAERDLRKKHALELKQQPKSLKQKEMQIRKQFRETCKIQTRQYKALKTQILQTTAKDEQKAVIKKLKEEQRRKLALLGDQYEQSIAEMLQKQSIRLDESQEVECHQLKERLNYELEILMAYQSKNKMQAEAQRNRERLELEDRVSVRRALLEQKMELETQQFLQERSERIRLLHERQERELQQFDEESARIGFSALAIAEASKESYPDDESLSGSMLSLAHSNSSTSFPPNSL; translated from the exons ATGCCAGCTTTTCCCAGGCCCGGTAGCCTGAAGGACCCCGAAATAGCTGtgttatttgagaaaaatgatccGGAGAAAATATTTGAGGATCTGCGTGAAATTGGGCATGGTAGCTTCGGAGCAGTTTATTACGCGCGATGCCTCGTCACGAGGGAAATTGTTGCTATCAAAAAAATGTCTTATCTCGGCAAACAGACTGTCGAGAAATGGCAGGATATTCTCAAGGAAATTCGATTTCTTCGACAACTCAACCATCCCAATACTATTGAATACAAAGGATGCTACCTCAGAGATCACACTGCATGG CTTGTGATGGAATATTGCCTCGGCTCAGCATCTGATATAATAGAAGTCCATAAACGGCCTCTCAAAGAAGATGAGATATCTGCAATCTGCGAAGGCGTTCTTCGAGGCTTACACTATCTTCATTCCTTAGGGAGAATCCATAGAGACGTAAAAGCAGGAAATATTCTACTGACTGAAAATGGTACGGTAAAGCTGGCTGATTTTGGATCTGCCAGCATCAAGTGCCCAGCTAACAGCTTTGTAGGCACCCCGTATTGGATGGCTCCCGAAGTTATTTTAGCCATGGATGAAGGACAGTATGATGGGAAAGTGGATGTCTGGTCATTAGGAATCACGTGTATTGAATTAG CTGAAAGAAAACCACCTTACTTTAACATGAATGCCATGAGTGCTTTGTATCATATTGCTCAAAATGATACTCCGACTCTAAATTCACCAGATTGGACAGATCTATTCCGAAACTTTGTAGAAGTATGTTTAACTAAAAATCCAATTGAAAGACGTACTTCGGGCAAGTTGCTGTCG CATCAATTTGTGACTAGAACACGTTCTCCGCACGTCTTGATCGACCTGATTCAGAGAACAAAAGCTGCCGTGAGGGAACTGGATAATCTCAACTAtcggaaaatgaagaaaatactAATGATTGATGCTTGTGAAACCGAAAGTACGGTTGGAGATGCTGATG ACACACCTGACGAGCAGACAGGTGGTGACAGTAGTAAGAGCAATTCTATAACGTCGGAGCACTCGATTCATTCAATGGGTGTTTCAGCAAGTTCTCAAAGTTCCTCCACCAATAGCTTACCGCTGCCAATTGCTGATTCAAATGAATACTCGACTGGTTCTGTGAGGAATCGTCATAAGATTTCAGCTGGTGTTACTGCCAATCTAATTGAACATGGTGCTAATAACTTTGCCACTATTAGAACTACATCAATAGTCACCAAACAACAAAAGGAACATATGCAGGAAGAAATGCATGAGCAAATGAGCGGCTATAAACGAATGAGACGAGAACATCAAGGTGCTCTG TTTACCATGTTCATTTGCCATTGTTTTCAGGTAAAATTAGAGGAACGTTGTAAAATGGAGGTTGAGTCGCACAAGCAATTGTTGGACAAAGAATACGAAACCTTACTTCAACAGTTTAGCAAAGAGTTAGAGAAATTGCAACTCAGACATCTTCAGGAGTTGGAGCGAAAATTAAAGCAAAATCAaaatgcagagaagaaattgcAGAAAGAAATATCCAGCCGGCAAGAGGCTGACCGCAAAGCGTTGGAAGCTCAGCAAAAACGTGACTACAAG GCTTATAAGGAACGATGGAAGAGGGAGCTATCGCAAGATGAAGTGACACCAAAGCGACAGCGGGATGCTACACTACAAAGTCATAAAGATAGTTTACGGCAGATGGAAGCTCAAGACGAGCAAAGACTTGCTAGAGGACAACGCGAATATCTTGATCTTGAGATTCGTAaatttcgtagaaaaaaattactcatttTCCATAGTCTGGAGCAGGAACTCTTAAGAGAG GAGCTGAATAAAAGACAGCAGCAGCTTGAACAAGCTCACGCAATGCTACTGCGTCACCATGAAAAAACTCAGGAACTCGAATACAGACAACAGAGAGCAGTACATGCACTTCGGGAGGAACAGGTGCAACGGCAGCATACCACGGAATTGTCCAATCAACAGGACTATATGCAGCGGGCCGAACGTGATTTACGCAAGAAGCATGCACTCGAACTTAAACAACAACCCAAAAGTCTGAAg CAAAAGGAAATGCAAATACGCAAACAATTTCGAGAGACATGCAAAATTCAGACACGTCAGTATAAAGCGCTCAAAACACAGATATTACAGACCACTGCCAAAGATGAGCAGAAAGCAGTGATTAAAAAACTGAAAGAAGAGCAGAGACGGAAGCTTGCTCTGTTGGGAGATCAATATGAACAAAGCATCGCTGAAATGTTACAAAAACAAAGTATTCGATTGGATGAATCACAAGAAGTTGAATGTCATCAGCTCAAG GAGAGATTAAATTATGAGTTAGAAATTCTGATGGCATATCAGTCAAAGAATAAAATGCAAGCTGAGGCTCAGAGAAATCGAGAGCGACTTGAATTGGAAGATCGCGTTTCAGTAAGGCGAGCACTTCTTGAACAAAAAATGGAGCTGGAAACGCAGCAGTTCTTACAGGAACGCAGTGAACGAATCCGTTTGCTCCATGAAAGACAGGAACGAGAGCTGCAACAATTTGATGAAGAGAGTGCCAGAATTGGCTTTAG TGCACTGGCGATAGCAGAGGCATCAAAAGAGTCTTATCCCGATGACGAGAGCCTTAGTGGCTCGATGCTAAGTCTGGCTCACAGTAATAGCTCTACATCCTTCCCCCCGAATAGCCTCTAA
- the LOC107219896 gene encoding serine/threonine-protein kinase Tao isoform X2, producing the protein MPAFPRPGSLKDPEIAVLFEKNDPEKIFEDLREIGHGSFGAVYYARCLVTREIVAIKKMSYLGKQTVEKWQDILKEIRFLRQLNHPNTIEYKGCYLRDHTAWLVMEYCLGSASDIIEVHKRPLKEDEISAICEGVLRGLHYLHSLGRIHRDVKAGNILLTENGTVKLADFGSASIKCPANSFVGTPYWMAPEVILAMDEGQYDGKVDVWSLGITCIELAERKPPYFNMNAMSALYHIAQNDTPTLNSPDWTDLFRNFVEVCLTKNPIERRTSGKLLSHQFVTRTRSPHVLIDLIQRTKAAVRELDNLNYRKMKKILMIDACETESTVGDADDTPDEQTGGDSSKSNSITSEHSIHSMGVSASSQSSSTNSLPLPIADSNEYSTGSVRNRHKISAGVTANLIEHGANNFATIRTTSIVTKQQKEHMQEEMHEQMSGYKRMRREHQGALVKLEERCKMEVESHKQLLDKEYETLLQQFSKELEKLQLRHLQELERKLKQNQNAEKKLQKEISSRQEADRKALEAQQKRDYKAYKERWKRELSQDEVTPKRQRDATLQSHKDSLRQMEAQDEQRLARGQREYLDLEIRKFRRKKLLIFHSLEQELLREELNKRQQQLEQAHAMLLRHHEKTQELEYRQQRAVHALREEQVQRQHTTELSNQQDYMQRAERDLRKKHALELKQQPKSLKQKEMQIRKQFRETCKIQTRQYKALKTQILQTTAKDEQKAVIKKLKEEQRRKLALLGDQYEQSIAEMLQKQSIRLDESQEVECHQLKERLNYELEILMAYQSKNKMQAEAQRNRERLELEDRVSVRRALLEQKMELETQQFLQERSERIRLLHERQERELQQFDEESARIGFSALAIAEASKESYPDDESLSGSMLSLAHSNSSTSFPPNSL; encoded by the exons ATGCCAGCTTTTCCCAGGCCCGGTAGCCTGAAGGACCCCGAAATAGCTGtgttatttgagaaaaatgatccGGAGAAAATATTTGAGGATCTGCGTGAAATTGGGCATGGTAGCTTCGGAGCAGTTTATTACGCGCGATGCCTCGTCACGAGGGAAATTGTTGCTATCAAAAAAATGTCTTATCTCGGCAAACAGACTGTCGAGAAATGGCAGGATATTCTCAAGGAAATTCGATTTCTTCGACAACTCAACCATCCCAATACTATTGAATACAAAGGATGCTACCTCAGAGATCACACTGCATGG CTTGTGATGGAATATTGCCTCGGCTCAGCATCTGATATAATAGAAGTCCATAAACGGCCTCTCAAAGAAGATGAGATATCTGCAATCTGCGAAGGCGTTCTTCGAGGCTTACACTATCTTCATTCCTTAGGGAGAATCCATAGAGACGTAAAAGCAGGAAATATTCTACTGACTGAAAATGGTACGGTAAAGCTGGCTGATTTTGGATCTGCCAGCATCAAGTGCCCAGCTAACAGCTTTGTAGGCACCCCGTATTGGATGGCTCCCGAAGTTATTTTAGCCATGGATGAAGGACAGTATGATGGGAAAGTGGATGTCTGGTCATTAGGAATCACGTGTATTGAATTAG CTGAAAGAAAACCACCTTACTTTAACATGAATGCCATGAGTGCTTTGTATCATATTGCTCAAAATGATACTCCGACTCTAAATTCACCAGATTGGACAGATCTATTCCGAAACTTTGTAGAAGTATGTTTAACTAAAAATCCAATTGAAAGACGTACTTCGGGCAAGTTGCTGTCG CATCAATTTGTGACTAGAACACGTTCTCCGCACGTCTTGATCGACCTGATTCAGAGAACAAAAGCTGCCGTGAGGGAACTGGATAATCTCAACTAtcggaaaatgaagaaaatactAATGATTGATGCTTGTGAAACCGAAAGTACGGTTGGAGATGCTGATG ACACACCTGACGAGCAGACAGGTGGTGACAGTAGTAAGAGCAATTCTATAACGTCGGAGCACTCGATTCATTCAATGGGTGTTTCAGCAAGTTCTCAAAGTTCCTCCACCAATAGCTTACCGCTGCCAATTGCTGATTCAAATGAATACTCGACTGGTTCTGTGAGGAATCGTCATAAGATTTCAGCTGGTGTTACTGCCAATCTAATTGAACATGGTGCTAATAACTTTGCCACTATTAGAACTACATCAATAGTCACCAAACAACAAAAGGAACATATGCAGGAAGAAATGCATGAGCAAATGAGCGGCTATAAACGAATGAGACGAGAACATCAAGGTGCTCTG GTAAAATTAGAGGAACGTTGTAAAATGGAGGTTGAGTCGCACAAGCAATTGTTGGACAAAGAATACGAAACCTTACTTCAACAGTTTAGCAAAGAGTTAGAGAAATTGCAACTCAGACATCTTCAGGAGTTGGAGCGAAAATTAAAGCAAAATCAaaatgcagagaagaaattgcAGAAAGAAATATCCAGCCGGCAAGAGGCTGACCGCAAAGCGTTGGAAGCTCAGCAAAAACGTGACTACAAG GCTTATAAGGAACGATGGAAGAGGGAGCTATCGCAAGATGAAGTGACACCAAAGCGACAGCGGGATGCTACACTACAAAGTCATAAAGATAGTTTACGGCAGATGGAAGCTCAAGACGAGCAAAGACTTGCTAGAGGACAACGCGAATATCTTGATCTTGAGATTCGTAaatttcgtagaaaaaaattactcatttTCCATAGTCTGGAGCAGGAACTCTTAAGAGAG GAGCTGAATAAAAGACAGCAGCAGCTTGAACAAGCTCACGCAATGCTACTGCGTCACCATGAAAAAACTCAGGAACTCGAATACAGACAACAGAGAGCAGTACATGCACTTCGGGAGGAACAGGTGCAACGGCAGCATACCACGGAATTGTCCAATCAACAGGACTATATGCAGCGGGCCGAACGTGATTTACGCAAGAAGCATGCACTCGAACTTAAACAACAACCCAAAAGTCTGAAg CAAAAGGAAATGCAAATACGCAAACAATTTCGAGAGACATGCAAAATTCAGACACGTCAGTATAAAGCGCTCAAAACACAGATATTACAGACCACTGCCAAAGATGAGCAGAAAGCAGTGATTAAAAAACTGAAAGAAGAGCAGAGACGGAAGCTTGCTCTGTTGGGAGATCAATATGAACAAAGCATCGCTGAAATGTTACAAAAACAAAGTATTCGATTGGATGAATCACAAGAAGTTGAATGTCATCAGCTCAAG GAGAGATTAAATTATGAGTTAGAAATTCTGATGGCATATCAGTCAAAGAATAAAATGCAAGCTGAGGCTCAGAGAAATCGAGAGCGACTTGAATTGGAAGATCGCGTTTCAGTAAGGCGAGCACTTCTTGAACAAAAAATGGAGCTGGAAACGCAGCAGTTCTTACAGGAACGCAGTGAACGAATCCGTTTGCTCCATGAAAGACAGGAACGAGAGCTGCAACAATTTGATGAAGAGAGTGCCAGAATTGGCTTTAG TGCACTGGCGATAGCAGAGGCATCAAAAGAGTCTTATCCCGATGACGAGAGCCTTAGTGGCTCGATGCTAAGTCTGGCTCACAGTAATAGCTCTACATCCTTCCCCCCGAATAGCCTCTAA